A genome region from Primulina eburnea isolate SZY01 chromosome 9, ASM2296580v1, whole genome shotgun sequence includes the following:
- the LOC140841560 gene encoding UDP-glycosyltransferase 708G1-like, producing the protein MAPPHVALFPCSGIGHLIPFLRLAATVAAHGCMVTVITLHPTVSAAESDQISNFFTLHPHIKRLEFQPRPFEKSNFLNEDPFFMQVEAISNSVHILDPILSTLSPPLSAIISDFSVAGSICRFASNKSISTYVLVTTSARFFSLMVLLPNLALHKSVEIQENGHLELPGLGAVPVSSIPPPMLDSNQFFSAVISSNIPCLSNVKGILMNTFTGLESESIEALNSGRIVPDLAPVLALGPFESFEVEKAPNLPWLDEQAPESVLFVSFGSRMALSRNQILELRNGLEKSGYKFLWVLKTNKVDKDDKEEVQQVLGESFLERTKKRGMVIKGWVKQDQILAHPAIGGFISHCGWNSVTEASRLGVPILAWPQHGDQKFNAAVVESAGLGLWVEDWGWGGEKLVAGDDIAAKISELMLGKDLRARVKEVKKIARQAQEIGGTSEGFLRLLVEELKLQEK; encoded by the coding sequence atggCACCACCGCATGTAGCTCTGTTTCCCTGTTCTGGGATCGGCCATTTGATCCCATTCCTCCGTCTGGCAGCCACCGTTGCCGCACATGGCTGCATGGTCACTGTAATCACCCTCCACCCCACCGTCTCCGCCGCGGAATCAGACCAAATCTCCAATTTCTTCACCTTGCATCCACACATCAAACGCCTCGAGTTTCAGCCGCGTCCTTTCGAGAAATCCAACTTCTTGAACGAGGATCCTTTCTTTATGCAGGTCGAAGCCATCAGCAATTCAGTTCACATTTTGGATCCTATCCTTTCGACTTTATCACCACCCCTCTCTGCCATAATATCCGATTTTTCAGTTGCGGGCAGCATCTGTCGCTTTGCCTCGAATAAATCCATCTCTACTTATGTTTTGGTCACTACTTCTGCAAGATTTTTCTCTCTAATGGTTCTCCTTCCCAATCTGGCGCTTCACAAGAGTGTTGAAATTCAAGAAAACGGTCATCTTGAGCTCCCCGGTTTAGGAGCAGTACCCGTCTCGAGTATTCCGCCTCCAATGCTCGACTCAAACCAATTTTTCTCAGCCGTTATAAGTTCAAATATTCCTTGTCTCAGTAATGTGAAAGGCATATTGATGAACACGTTTACCGGGCTCGAATCAGAATCGATTGAGGCGTTAAACAGTGGAAGGATAGTACCTGATTTAGCACCAGTTCTCGCACTTGGTCCTTTCGAGTCTTTCGAGGTCGAAAAGGCACCTAACCTTCCATGGCTCGACGAACAAGCTCCCGAATCAGTACTCTTCGTTAGCTTTGGGAGCAGGATGGCGCTGTCCAGAAATCAAATACTGGAACTACGCAATGGACTAGAAAAGAGCGGATACAAATTCTTGTGGGTGCTAAAAACGAACAAAGTGGACAAAGATGACAAGGAAGAAGTACAACAAGTATTGGGTGAATCTTTTCTTGAAAGAACTAAGAAAAGAGGAATGGTGATTAAGGGATGGGTGAAACAAGATCAGATTCTAGCACATCCGGCCATTGGAGGATTCATCAGCCACTGTGGGTGGAACTCTGTAACAGAAGCTTCAAGATTAGGTGTGCCTATATTAGCCTGGCCACAGCATGGAGACCAAAAGTTTAATGCAGCGGTGGTGGAATCGGCAGGCTTAGGATTGTGGGTTGAGGATTGGGGTTGGGGAGGGGAGAAATTGGTGGCCGGAGATGATATAGCTGCTAAGATCTCCGAGCTGATGCTGGGGAAAGACTTGAGAGCTCGAGTTAAGGAAGTGAAAAAAATAGCTCGGCAGGCTCAAGAAATTGGTGGGACTTCCGAAGGGTTCCTTCGACTCCTAGTCGAAGAATTGAAGCTCCaagaaaaatga